From a single Glycine soja cultivar W05 chromosome 19, ASM419377v2, whole genome shotgun sequence genomic region:
- the LOC114398611 gene encoding uncharacterized protein LOC114398611: protein MNWVSSNPVLLNYFDKIVVFNDSRVSKDRMFIFANQVVTSLKEDAQVYMILSNLEIEKKVSMGDLPIVREFPKVFLEDISDLPPEREIEFSIDLVPGAGPISIAPCRMSPVELAELKKELEELLDKQFMRPSVFP, encoded by the coding sequence ATGAATTGGGTATCTTCCAACCCTGTCTTGCTaaactattttgataaaattgtggtGTTCAATGATTCTAGAGTGAGTAAGGATAGGATGTTTATCTTTGCCAACCAAGTTGTgacatctttaaaagaagatgcTCAAGTGTACATGATCTTGTCTAACCTGGAGATAGAGAAAAAGGTTTCCATGGGTGACCTCCCTATTGTTAGAGAGTTTCCTAAAGTGTTTCTTGAGGATATATCCGAtttaccacctgagagagagatagagttttcCATTGACTTGGTACCCGGTGctggacccatatccatagcCCCTTGTAGGATGTCTCCTGTAGAGTTAGCTGAGCTTAAGAAAGAGttagaggagttgttggataagcAGTTTATGAGACCTAGTGTGTTTCCTTAG